The following coding sequences lie in one Arthrobacter sp. SLBN-122 genomic window:
- a CDS encoding PucR family transcriptional regulator yields the protein MPAPASPSAKRKPTPPKVTPEKSETLKQLRANVGQLSTSTMRKLEQSLPWYSRLSADERSALGMVAQNGIAAFVTWYERPSSPSWILTDVFGTAPTELTRSISLQKALQLIRIVVEVVEDQVPVIAPEADQPSLREAVLRYSREVAFAAADVYARAAESRGSWDTRLEALIVDAILRGENTDALRSRIAALGWKAQERFTVMVGNSPSEPSASYVSELRRMAGRYAEDALVGIQGDRLILILGGVQDRETAYVKLSDMFAPGPVVYGPEASSLLEASSSAQSAFAGLTAARAWPSAPRPVAADDLLPERVISGDDAARRSLVKNIYRPLLAASNGLVETLGTYLELGHSLEATARELFVHANTVRYRLKRVCDVTGWDPLLPREAFVLQAALVVGRLSAPPKVATERQASRNQP from the coding sequence ATGCCAGCACCAGCCAGCCCGTCTGCCAAGCGAAAACCGACCCCGCCAAAGGTCACGCCGGAGAAGTCCGAAACCCTCAAGCAGCTCCGCGCAAACGTCGGCCAACTCTCCACCAGCACCATGCGCAAGCTGGAGCAGTCGCTGCCCTGGTACAGCCGGCTCAGCGCTGATGAGCGATCGGCACTGGGCATGGTGGCCCAGAACGGTATCGCCGCCTTCGTTACTTGGTACGAGCGGCCGAGCTCGCCGTCGTGGATCCTCACGGATGTATTCGGGACAGCGCCCACGGAACTGACCCGTTCGATCAGCCTTCAAAAGGCGTTGCAGCTGATCAGGATCGTGGTGGAGGTGGTGGAAGACCAGGTACCTGTCATCGCGCCAGAAGCCGACCAGCCATCCCTGCGCGAGGCTGTCCTGCGATACTCACGGGAAGTGGCCTTTGCCGCCGCGGACGTCTATGCACGCGCTGCCGAATCCCGTGGTTCCTGGGATACCCGCCTGGAAGCGTTGATTGTTGACGCGATCCTGCGGGGCGAAAACACTGACGCCCTGCGCTCACGGATCGCAGCGCTTGGCTGGAAGGCACAGGAGCGCTTCACCGTGATGGTGGGGAACTCGCCGTCCGAACCCAGCGCCAGCTATGTCAGCGAACTGAGGCGGATGGCCGGGCGCTACGCCGAGGATGCACTGGTGGGGATCCAGGGCGACCGCCTGATCCTCATCCTTGGCGGTGTGCAGGACCGCGAAACGGCGTATGTGAAGCTGAGCGACATGTTCGCCCCCGGCCCCGTGGTGTACGGCCCCGAAGCCAGCTCGCTCCTGGAAGCCAGCAGTTCTGCCCAATCCGCCTTTGCCGGACTGACGGCAGCCCGCGCCTGGCCCTCCGCCCCGCGGCCGGTGGCCGCCGACGACCTGCTGCCGGAACGGGTTATTTCCGGCGATGACGCGGCCCGCCGCTCACTTGTGAAAAACATTTACCGGCCGCTCCTGGCAGCATCCAACGGCCTGGTGGAAACGCTTGGAACCTACCTTGAGCTGGGACATTCGCTTGAGGCCACGGCGCGCGAACTCTTCGTCCACGCCAACACCGTGCGCTACCGGTTGAAGCGGGTCTGCGACGTCACGGGCTGGGACCCGCTGCTGCCGAGGGAGGCATTCGTGCTGCAGGCCGCGCTGGTGGTGGGCCGCCTCTCGGCCCCGCCGAAGGTCGCCACGGAGCGGCAGGCGTCCCGTAACCAGCCGTGA
- a CDS encoding beta-ketoacyl-ACP synthase III: MSVPTLKQVPVQEHSRILGLGAYRPDVIVTNEDVCQWIDSSDEWIRQRTGIITRHRAAADVSVIDMAEGAAREAMEKAGIEASQLGAVIVSTVTHPYATPSAAASLADRIGATPAPAFDISAACAGYCYGIAQADALVRSGTAKYVLVVGAEKLSDVIDNRERTISFLLGDGAGAVVIGPSDTPGIAPSVWGSDGSKWDAIGMTRSLLDVRDLGLAARQSDSTGDLALLEEAQELYPTLRQDGQTVFRWAVWEMAKVAQQALDAAGIEAEDLVAFIPHQANMRIIDEMVKKLKLPETVTVARDIAEAGNTSAASIPLATHRLLQENPELSGGLALQIGFGAGLVFGAQVIVLP, translated from the coding sequence ATGAGCGTTCCCACGCTGAAACAGGTTCCGGTCCAGGAGCACAGCCGCATCCTTGGCCTGGGCGCTTACCGGCCCGACGTCATCGTCACCAATGAGGATGTCTGCCAATGGATCGATTCCTCGGACGAGTGGATCCGCCAGCGCACCGGCATCATCACCCGCCACCGTGCGGCCGCCGACGTCAGCGTGATCGACATGGCAGAGGGCGCCGCCAGGGAAGCCATGGAGAAGGCCGGTATTGAGGCCTCCCAGCTCGGGGCAGTCATTGTTTCCACCGTGACCCACCCCTACGCCACCCCTTCCGCCGCTGCCAGCCTGGCCGACCGGATCGGCGCCACGCCCGCTCCTGCCTTTGATATTTCCGCCGCCTGCGCCGGTTACTGCTACGGAATTGCACAGGCCGACGCCCTGGTCCGTTCCGGCACCGCAAAGTATGTCCTGGTGGTTGGTGCCGAAAAGCTTTCCGACGTCATCGACAACCGGGAACGCACCATCTCCTTCCTGCTCGGTGACGGTGCAGGCGCCGTCGTCATCGGCCCTTCCGACACCCCGGGTATCGCCCCGTCCGTGTGGGGCTCCGACGGCAGCAAGTGGGACGCCATCGGCATGACCCGCTCCCTGCTTGACGTCCGCGACCTCGGCCTGGCCGCCCGGCAGTCCGATTCCACCGGGGACCTGGCCCTCCTGGAAGAGGCACAGGAGCTGTACCCCACCCTCCGGCAGGACGGCCAGACGGTGTTCCGCTGGGCCGTGTGGGAAATGGCCAAGGTTGCCCAGCAGGCGCTCGATGCTGCCGGCATTGAGGCTGAGGACCTGGTTGCGTTCATCCCCCACCAGGCCAACATGCGCATCATCGACGAGATGGTGAAGAAGCTGAAGCTGCCGGAGACGGTTACAGTGGCACGGGACATTGCCGAAGCCGGCAACACCTCCGCTGCCTCCATCCCGCTGGCAACGCACCGGCTCCTGCAGGAGAACCCGGAGCTGAGCGGCGGCCTGGCCCTGCAGATCGGTTTCGGTGCCGGGCTGGTCTTCGGCGCACAGGTAATTGTCCTTCCCTAG
- a CDS encoding ACP S-malonyltransferase: MLAIVCPGQGSQTPGFLAPWLELPSVAGQLASLSDIAGIDLIAHGTTSDEETIKDTAVAQPLIVAAGLVTAASLFDVELNSLPVILAGHSVGEITASALSGVLTEQEAMTFVRERANSMAAAAAVTPTGMSAVVGGDPAEVLAAIEAAGAAPANVNGAGQTVAAGTFDQLKALADNPPAKARVIPLKVAGAFHTSHMSPAVSALEKLKPQLNPVAPKVPLLSNFDGGEVTDGDAAVESLIAQVSRPVRWDLCMETMVNRGVTGVIELAPAGTLAGLAKRGMPGVKTVAVKTPDDLSAALALFAELEGNA; the protein is encoded by the coding sequence GTGCTTGCAATAGTCTGCCCTGGACAGGGCTCACAGACCCCGGGTTTTCTGGCCCCCTGGCTGGAACTTCCCTCGGTGGCAGGCCAGCTGGCCTCCCTGAGCGACATCGCAGGCATTGACCTGATCGCCCATGGGACCACCTCCGATGAGGAAACCATCAAGGACACTGCCGTGGCGCAGCCCCTGATCGTTGCCGCGGGCCTGGTCACCGCCGCCTCCCTCTTCGACGTCGAACTCAACTCCCTGCCCGTGATCCTCGCGGGCCACTCCGTGGGTGAGATTACTGCTTCCGCCCTTTCCGGAGTGCTCACGGAGCAGGAAGCCATGACCTTCGTCCGCGAACGTGCCAACAGCATGGCCGCCGCGGCCGCCGTCACCCCCACCGGCATGAGCGCCGTGGTGGGCGGCGACCCCGCCGAGGTGCTGGCTGCCATCGAGGCCGCCGGCGCTGCACCTGCCAATGTCAATGGTGCCGGGCAGACAGTCGCGGCCGGAACCTTTGACCAGTTGAAGGCCCTGGCCGACAACCCGCCCGCCAAGGCGCGCGTCATCCCGCTCAAGGTGGCCGGCGCCTTCCACACCAGCCACATGTCGCCCGCCGTCAGCGCGCTGGAGAAACTGAAGCCGCAGCTGAACCCGGTGGCGCCCAAGGTGCCCCTGCTGTCGAATTTCGACGGCGGCGAAGTCACCGACGGCGATGCCGCCGTCGAAAGCCTGATCGCACAGGTGTCCCGGCCCGTCCGGTGGGACCTCTGCATGGAAACCATGGTCAACCGCGGTGTTACCGGCGTGATTGAACTCGCCCCCGCCGGCACGCTGGCCGGGCTGGCCAAGCGCGGCATGCCCGGCGTCAAGACCGTCGCGGTCAAGACCCCCGATGATCTCTCCGCCGCACTGGCACTCTTTGCAGAACTGGAGGGCAACGCATGA
- a CDS encoding DUF3052 domain-containing protein, with translation MSEADAATSVNVAEKLGFKNGDLIQEFGYDDDVDFDLRDDIEDLTGSELLDEDDHEVADAVILWWRDGDGDLVDSLMDALTTLSETGVVWVLTPKSGRDGYVSPADIQEAAPTAGLHVTTSAGVSKDWSATRLVSRKNK, from the coding sequence GTGAGCGAGGCCGACGCCGCCACATCGGTAAATGTGGCGGAAAAATTGGGTTTCAAAAACGGGGATCTGATTCAGGAGTTCGGTTACGACGACGATGTCGATTTCGACTTGCGTGACGATATTGAGGACCTCACCGGTTCCGAGTTGCTGGACGAGGATGATCATGAGGTAGCGGACGCCGTCATCCTCTGGTGGCGCGACGGCGACGGCGACCTGGTGGACAGCCTGATGGATGCCCTCACTACCCTGAGCGAAACGGGCGTTGTCTGGGTCCTCACCCCCAAGTCGGGCAGGGACGGCTACGTTTCGCCCGCTGACATCCAGGAAGCTGCACCCACGGCCGGCCTCCACGTCACCACATCAGCGGGAGTGTCAAAGGACTGGAGCGCCACCCGCCTGGTCAGCAGGAAGAACAAATGA
- a CDS encoding NAD-dependent protein deacetylase, with protein sequence MAEQRRRTGLTGFASMPPVAPAPPSSDDLEVLARIRDLLAGAPFALLTGAGLSTDSGIPDYRGPDSPPRRPMTYQEFVRDAGNRRRYWARNHIGWSHMRHADPNQGHYSAAELERRGYLTGLITQNVDRLHQDAGSSNVVDLHGRYDQVICLDCGRTYTRRLLAGVFEELNPGFLERAAASGLVEMAPDADATVEDQALISSFVVPVCPACGGTLKPDFVYFGENVPKDRVERSYAIVDRAAALVVAGSSLTVMSGLRFVRHAAREPKPVVIINRGQTRGDDRAAIKLETGVSQALGYLASELPSL encoded by the coding sequence ATGGCGGAGCAGCGGCGGAGGACGGGCCTTACCGGCTTTGCAAGCATGCCGCCCGTAGCCCCTGCTCCGCCCTCAAGCGATGACCTGGAAGTCCTCGCCAGGATCCGTGACCTTCTTGCCGGCGCCCCGTTCGCGCTGCTGACAGGCGCCGGCCTGAGCACCGACTCCGGTATCCCGGACTACCGTGGCCCGGACTCGCCGCCCCGGCGGCCCATGACCTACCAGGAGTTTGTCCGGGATGCGGGCAACAGGCGGCGCTACTGGGCCAGGAACCATATCGGATGGTCCCACATGCGGCACGCGGACCCGAACCAGGGGCATTATTCGGCGGCGGAGCTGGAACGCCGCGGCTACCTCACCGGCCTGATCACCCAGAACGTTGACCGCCTGCACCAGGACGCGGGCAGCTCCAACGTCGTCGACCTCCATGGCCGGTATGACCAGGTGATATGCCTGGACTGCGGGCGGACCTACACCCGGCGCCTCCTGGCCGGCGTTTTTGAGGAACTCAACCCCGGATTCCTGGAACGGGCAGCGGCCTCCGGGCTGGTGGAAATGGCCCCGGACGCCGACGCTACCGTGGAGGACCAGGCCCTCATCAGCAGCTTCGTGGTGCCGGTCTGTCCTGCCTGCGGCGGGACCCTGAAGCCGGACTTTGTGTACTTCGGGGAGAATGTGCCCAAGGACCGGGTGGAACGTTCCTACGCAATCGTGGACCGGGCAGCCGCGCTGGTGGTGGCCGGCTCATCGCTGACGGTCATGAGCGGCCTTCGGTTCGTGCGGCATGCCGCCAGGGAGCCCAAGCCGGTGGTGATCATCAACCGGGGCCAAACGCGGGGTGATGACAGGGCGGCCATCAAGCTCGAAACCGGTGTCAGCCAGGCGCTGGGGTACCTCGCCAGTGAACTTCCCTCCCTGTAG
- a CDS encoding peroxiredoxin, whose protein sequence is MTAAVEAASAAVPALGATAPDFDLANQYGEPVKLSSFRGQNVALVFYPFAFSGICTGELCEIRDNLATFEGSNAVVLAVSVDSKFSLRAYAAQEGYTFDLLADFWPHGAVASAYGVFDADSGMAKRATFIIDTDGRIRYSVVNPRGQARDFGEYRAALADLKQD, encoded by the coding sequence ATGACGGCAGCGGTTGAGGCCGCTTCCGCAGCTGTCCCTGCGCTGGGGGCAACAGCCCCTGACTTTGATCTTGCCAACCAGTACGGCGAGCCGGTGAAGCTGTCATCCTTCCGGGGCCAAAACGTTGCGCTGGTCTTCTATCCGTTTGCGTTCTCCGGGATCTGTACCGGCGAGCTGTGCGAGATACGGGACAACCTGGCCACATTCGAGGGTTCGAACGCAGTGGTCCTGGCGGTGTCGGTGGACAGCAAGTTCAGCCTCCGTGCTTATGCCGCGCAGGAAGGCTACACCTTCGACCTCCTTGCCGACTTCTGGCCCCATGGAGCCGTGGCCAGCGCCTACGGTGTGTTCGACGCCGACAGCGGCATGGCCAAGCGGGCCACCTTCATCATCGACACTGACGGCAGAATCCGCTACAGCGTCGTGAATCCCCGCGGCCAGGCCCGGGACTTTGGCGAATACCGCGCAGCCCTGGCGGATTTGAAGCAGGACTGA
- a CDS encoding FadR/GntR family transcriptional regulator, translating to MTSSLHHRAIDNLGTRIISGDLPAGHVMLAEQLEDELKVSRSVIREAVRVLQSLGLVETTKRVGIRVLPASRWNPFDPQVIRWRLASDARGAQLRSLAELRAAVEPAAAELAAQNAPAALRMELVDVARAMREAGNNGEVARFLELDIRFHSLLLSGSGNEMFANLMGQVAETLTGRTVHGLMPDHPHQAALQWHEDVAQAIASGDAASAREGSDRIMRRTMSQMADTWTEQPRVFIPVRQ from the coding sequence ATGACCAGCAGCCTCCACCACCGTGCCATCGACAACCTTGGCACCCGCATTATCTCGGGGGATCTCCCTGCCGGCCACGTCATGCTCGCGGAGCAGTTGGAGGATGAGCTGAAGGTTTCCCGCTCCGTGATCCGGGAGGCCGTGCGGGTCCTCCAGTCACTTGGCCTGGTGGAAACCACCAAGCGGGTGGGCATCCGGGTGCTGCCGGCAAGCCGCTGGAATCCGTTCGATCCGCAGGTCATCCGTTGGCGGCTTGCAAGCGACGCCCGCGGCGCCCAGCTGCGTTCCCTCGCCGAACTGCGGGCCGCCGTGGAACCCGCTGCCGCTGAACTGGCCGCCCAGAATGCCCCGGCCGCGCTGCGGATGGAACTGGTGGACGTCGCCCGTGCCATGCGCGAGGCCGGCAACAACGGCGAGGTTGCGCGCTTCCTGGAACTGGACATCCGGTTCCATTCCCTGCTGCTTTCCGGTTCCGGCAACGAGATGTTCGCCAACCTCATGGGACAGGTGGCAGAGACCCTGACTGGCCGCACTGTCCATGGGCTGATGCCGGACCATCCGCACCAGGCCGCCCTCCAGTGGCACGAGGACGTGGCTCAGGCCATTGCCAGCGGTGATGCCGCGTCGGCGCGTGAGGGCTCGGACCGGATCATGCGGCGCACCATGTCGCAGATGGCCGATACCTGGACGGAACAGCCGCGGGTCTTCATCCCCGTCCGGCAGTGA
- a CDS encoding acyl carrier protein — MASNEEILSGLAEIVNEETGLAPEAVELDKSFTEDLDIDSISMMTIVVNAEEKFGVRIPDEEVKNLKTVGDAVSFIAGAQA, encoded by the coding sequence ATGGCTAGCAACGAAGAGATCCTGTCCGGGTTGGCTGAAATCGTCAACGAGGAAACCGGCCTGGCCCCCGAGGCCGTGGAGCTGGACAAGTCCTTCACCGAGGACCTGGACATCGACTCCATCTCCATGATGACCATCGTGGTCAACGCCGAAGAGAAGTTCGGCGTCCGCATTCCGGACGAAGAGGTCAAGAACCTGAAGACCGTCGGCGACGCCGTCAGCTTCATCGCCGGAGCACAGGCCTAG
- the aceE gene encoding pyruvate dehydrogenase (acetyl-transferring), homodimeric type, with protein MAAGEDTSHILSGLTNQLPDRDPEETAEWVESLDALIREQGTERAQYIMRSLLQRAGAQSVGVPMVTTTDYVNTIPVDQEAEFPGNEEYERRYRAYMRWNAAVMVHRAQRPDIGVGGHISTYAGAATLYEVGFNHFFRGKDHPGGGDQVFFQGHASPGMYARAFMEGRLSEEDLDGFRQEKSREGHALSSYPHPRLMPHFWEFPTVSMGIGPMNAIYQAQNNRYLHNRGLKDTSDQQVWAFLGDGEMDEPESRGLLQLAANENLDNLNFVINCNLQRLDGPVRGNGKIMQELEAFFRGAGWNVIKVVWGREWDDLLTRDTDGSLVKIMNETVDGDYQTYKAESGGFVREHFFGKTPQTKDLVADLTDDQIWNLKRGGHDYRKVYAAYKAATEFKGKPTVILAHTVKGYGLGPHFEGRNATHQMKKLTQDDLKKFRDHLRIPVTDEQIENDAYRPPYYHPGNDAPEIKYMMERRAALGGSVPERRNTHAEIALPDAKSYEVAKRGSGKQQAATTMAFVRLLKDLMRDKNFGKHIAPIIPDEARTFGMDAFFPTAKIYNPKGQNYLSVDRDLVLAYKESPAGQLIHPGINEAGAVAAFTAAGTSYATHGVPLVPVYVFYSMFGFQRTGDAFWAAADQMTRGFIIGATAGRTTLTGEGLQHADGHSPLLASTNPAVITYDPAYGYEIGHIMRSGLERMYGPDSDDKNVMYYLTVYNEPIVQPAEPENLDVEGVIKGIYLLAPAKIDGPRTQILASGVSVPWAIDAQRILADDWNVSADVWSVTSWNELRRDGLAAEEEAFLNPGQPARTPFVTQQLEGATGPIVAVSDYMKAVPDQIRQFVPNEFATLGADGFGFSDTRAAARRYFKNDTHSIVVRALEMLARRGEVDVDAPVKAIEKYKLLNVNAGTTGNAGGEA; from the coding sequence GTGGCTGCAGGAGAAGATACCTCCCATATCCTCAGCGGGTTGACTAACCAGCTGCCTGATCGTGATCCGGAAGAGACTGCCGAGTGGGTTGAGTCCCTGGACGCGTTGATCAGGGAACAGGGCACCGAGCGTGCCCAATACATCATGCGGAGCCTGCTGCAGCGCGCGGGCGCGCAGAGCGTCGGGGTGCCGATGGTGACCACCACCGATTACGTGAACACGATCCCGGTGGACCAGGAAGCCGAATTCCCGGGCAACGAGGAGTACGAGCGCCGGTACCGGGCGTACATGCGGTGGAACGCCGCGGTCATGGTCCACCGGGCGCAGCGGCCCGATATCGGGGTCGGCGGGCACATCTCCACCTACGCCGGGGCCGCGACCCTGTACGAGGTCGGGTTCAACCACTTCTTCCGCGGCAAGGACCACCCCGGCGGCGGGGACCAGGTCTTCTTCCAGGGCCACGCCTCCCCCGGCATGTACGCCAGGGCGTTCATGGAAGGACGCCTGTCCGAGGAGGACCTGGACGGGTTCCGGCAGGAAAAGTCCCGCGAAGGCCACGCCCTGTCCTCCTACCCGCACCCGCGGCTGATGCCGCACTTCTGGGAATTCCCCACCGTGTCCATGGGCATCGGGCCGATGAACGCGATCTACCAGGCCCAGAACAACCGCTACCTGCACAACCGGGGCCTGAAGGACACCTCCGACCAGCAGGTCTGGGCGTTCCTGGGCGACGGCGAAATGGACGAGCCCGAGTCCCGCGGCCTGCTCCAGCTCGCCGCGAACGAGAACCTGGACAACCTGAACTTCGTGATCAACTGCAACCTCCAGCGCCTGGACGGCCCGGTGCGCGGCAACGGCAAGATCATGCAGGAACTCGAAGCGTTCTTCCGCGGCGCGGGCTGGAACGTGATCAAGGTCGTCTGGGGCCGGGAGTGGGATGACCTGCTCACCCGCGACACCGACGGGTCCCTGGTGAAAATCATGAACGAGACCGTCGACGGGGACTACCAGACCTACAAAGCCGAATCCGGCGGGTTCGTCCGCGAACACTTCTTCGGGAAGACCCCGCAGACCAAAGACCTCGTCGCGGACCTGACCGATGACCAGATCTGGAACCTCAAACGCGGCGGCCACGACTACCGCAAGGTCTACGCCGCCTACAAGGCCGCCACCGAATTCAAGGGCAAACCCACCGTCATCCTCGCCCACACCGTCAAGGGCTACGGCCTGGGCCCGCACTTCGAGGGCCGCAACGCGACCCACCAGATGAAGAAACTGACCCAGGATGACCTGAAGAAGTTCCGCGACCACCTCCGGATCCCCGTCACCGACGAACAGATCGAGAACGACGCCTACCGGCCGCCGTACTACCACCCCGGTAACGACGCCCCGGAAATCAAGTACATGATGGAACGCCGTGCCGCCCTCGGCGGGTCCGTCCCGGAGCGCCGGAACACCCACGCCGAAATCGCCTTGCCGGACGCGAAGTCCTACGAGGTGGCCAAGCGCGGTTCGGGCAAGCAGCAGGCCGCCACCACCATGGCCTTCGTCCGGCTCCTCAAGGACCTGATGCGGGATAAGAACTTCGGCAAGCACATCGCCCCGATCATCCCCGACGAAGCCCGCACGTTCGGGATGGATGCGTTCTTCCCAACCGCGAAGATCTACAACCCCAAGGGCCAGAACTACCTGTCCGTGGACCGCGACCTGGTCCTGGCCTACAAGGAATCCCCCGCCGGGCAGCTGATCCACCCAGGCATCAACGAAGCCGGGGCCGTGGCAGCCTTCACCGCCGCCGGGACCTCCTACGCCACCCACGGCGTGCCCCTGGTCCCGGTCTACGTGTTCTACTCCATGTTCGGCTTCCAGCGCACCGGCGACGCCTTCTGGGCAGCAGCGGACCAGATGACCCGCGGCTTCATCATCGGCGCCACCGCAGGACGGACCACCCTCACCGGCGAAGGCCTCCAGCACGCCGACGGCCACTCCCCCCTGCTGGCCTCCACCAACCCCGCCGTCATCACCTACGACCCCGCCTACGGCTACGAAATCGGGCACATCATGCGCTCGGGCCTGGAACGGATGTACGGGCCGGACTCGGACGACAAGAACGTCATGTACTACCTCACGGTGTACAACGAACCCATCGTCCAGCCCGCAGAACCGGAAAACCTCGACGTCGAAGGCGTCATCAAGGGCATCTACCTGCTCGCCCCGGCAAAGATCGACGGTCCCCGCACCCAGATCCTCGCCTCCGGCGTCTCCGTGCCCTGGGCCATCGACGCCCAACGCATCCTGGCCGATGACTGGAACGTCTCCGCCGACGTCTGGTCCGTCACCTCTTGGAACGAACTGCGCCGCGACGGACTCGCCGCCGAAGAAGAAGCCTTCCTCAACCCCGGCCAACCCGCCCGCACCCCCTTCGTCACCCAGCAACTCGAAGGCGCCACCGGCCCCATCGTCGCCGTGTCCGACTACATGAAAGCCGTCCCGGACCAGATCCGGCAATTCGTCCCCAACGAATTCGCCACCCTCGGCGCCGACGGCTTCGGCTTCTCCGACACCCGCGCAGCAGCCCGCCGCTACTTCAAGAACGACACCCACTCCATCGTGGTACGCGCCCTCGAAATGCTGGCGCGCCGCGGCGAGGTGGACGTTGATGCGCCGGTCAAGGCGATCGAGAAGTACAAGCTGCTCAACGTCAATGCCGGCACCACCGGCAATGCCGGAGGCGAAGCCTAG